ACGGACAGCCCTACCGCGGCCAGTTCGGCATCGCCGGCGAGTTCGGCCACATGCAGGTCGTGCCCAACGGGAACCAGTGCGAGTGCGGCAACCAGGGGTGCTGGGAGCAGTACGCCAGCGGCCGCGTCCTGACCCGTCGGGCCCGTGCCGCGGCGACCGACGGCACCGAGCTGGGCAAGCTGTTCCTGTCCGAGGCCGGCGGCGCGGTCGAGCGCATCGAGGGCCACCTGGTCACCAAGCACGCCAAGGCCGGCAACGAGGAGGCCATCCAGTGGATCGCCGACGTGGGTGACTGGCTCGGGGTCGGCATCGCCAACCTCGCGGCGGCGCTCGATCCCGGCATGTTCGTGATCGGCGGCGGTGTCAGCGACGCGGACCAGCTCCTGATCGGCCCGGCCCGCGCCGGGTTCTCGCGGACCCTGACCGGCCGCGGCTACCGCGCCGAGGCCCGGATCGTCCGCGCGCACCTGGGACCCGAGGCGGGACTCATCGGTGCCGCGGACATGGCCCGGCTCACAGCACGGCGCCGTCGTCCGGCCAATCCTTCTGCGACGGCCCGTGTTCGGGCAGCTGCAAGAAAAGGTATGTCGCCGAAGCCACGAAGATGAGCGCTGCGCCGGCGACCACGGAACGGTCCAGGAACACGTGGGCCACGGTCGCCAGCACCAGCGCCAAGGGGGCGCCCAGCGTCCCGATCCACGCCAGCAGGACGCCGCGGCGCCTCGGCAGCAAGGGCGTCGGCTCAACGTGCCGGTAGAACGGTTCCTCCGCCGGCGCGTCCTCGTCCCCGGGCTCGCGCCCGGACGTGGGGGCCTGGGGCGCCGGGACGACCGGGTCCGCGGGCTCGTCGGGGAACGACAGGTCCAGGTGCAGGCCCTCGACGATGCGGTCGAAGTCGTCGTCGGGCTCAGCCACGACCGGCTCCCACGTGCTCGTCGATGAACGCCGCGCTGCGGTCGAAGATCAGGGGCGCGTCGTGGTCGAGCGTCGCGACGTGGAAGCTGTCGCGCAGCGTGACGAGCTTTTTCACCGGCGACGACACCCCGTCGAGGATGATCGTCTGCGACGTCTCGTCGACGACGTGGTCGTCCTCGGACCGGAAGAACAGCAGGGGAGCGGTGACCCGGTCGAGGCCGGAGCGCACGTCCCGCCACATCTTCAGCTGGGACGCGAGGGCCTTGAGCGGCGTCCGGTCGTAGCCCACCTCGTCCTGGCCGGGCTTCTTGATGTCGTTGCCGATACCCGGCATGGAGGGGATCACCAGCTGCAGGGCCGGGACGAGCTTGACGTCGAAGCGCTTGACGCTGACGGCCGGATTGACCAGCACGAGCGCCGCGACGTCGTCGGGCCGCTGCTCGGCGAGGCGCAGCGCGAGGCATCCGCCCATCGACAACCCGGCCACGACCACGCGGTCGCACGTGCGCTGCAGCTCGGTGAGGGCGGTGTCCACCTCGGAGTACCAGTCCTGCCAGCGCGTGGTGTTCATGTCCTGCCACGTCGTGCCGTGACCGGGCAGCCGGGGGACGCGGACCGTGTGACCGCGGCCGGCGAGGTGCTGCGCCCACGGCGTCATGGAGGCAGGGGACCCGGTGAATCCGTGGCTGAGGAGCACGCCGGTGCGGCCACCGTCGGCGGCGTACGGCTCGGCTCCGGGCAGGAGGGCGGACGTCATGTCCACATCATCCATCATCGGCGGTCATGACGGCTCGTCCCGTGCGCAGGACGGCGCGTTCGGAGTAGTCTCCTGTCCGTGTTCTATTGGTTCCTGAAGTTCCTCGCGCTGGGTCCGTTGCTCAAGCTGATCTTCAGACCATGGGCCGAGGGCACGGACAACGTGCCGAAGGATGGTCCCGCGATCCTCGCGAGCAACCACCTGTCGTACAGCGACTGGCTGTTCATGCCGCTGGTCATCCCGCGCCGGGTCACGTTCGTCGCCAAGGCGGAGTACTTCGAGGGCTCCGGCGTCAAGGGCTGGCTGCAGAAGACGTTCTTCTCCGGTGCCGGCCAGGTGCCGATCGACCGGACGAGCGGCTCGGCCGCCGCCGGTGCGATCAAGACCCAGCTGCGGCTGCTCGCGGACGGCGAGGTGTGCGGCATCTACCCCGAGGGCACCCGCTCCCACGACGGCAAGCTCTACCGGGGCCGCACCGGCGTCGCGCGGCTCGCGCTGGAGGCCGGCGTCCCGGTCATCCCGCTGGCCGTCATCGGCACCAACGTCGTGGCCCCGCCGGGCAAGATCTTCGGCCGGTTCGTCCGTCCCGGCGTCCGCTTCGGCAAGCCGCTCGACTTCAGCCGCTACGAGGGCATGCAGGACGACCGCTACATCCTGCGCGCGATCACCGACGAGATCATGTACGAGATCATGCGCCTGTCCGGCCAGGAGTACGTCGACCTGTACGCCCAGGACGCCAAGAAGCGCGACCAGGCCCGGGAGAAGGACGCCGCCGCGGCGGCCGCCGTCGCCGAGGCCGACGAGGTCTGGGAGCAGATCCGGCCCGAGTGACCGGCGGCCCGACCCCACAACTGCATCCCCATCACCAGAGGAGTCCTCATGAAGGTCGGCATGCTCACCGGGGGAGGCGACTGCCCCGGACTGAACGCAGTCATCCGCGGGGCGGTGCGCAAGGGCGTCTCGACGTACGGCCACGAGTTCGTCGGTTTCCGTGACGGGTGGCGCGGACCTCTGGAGAACGACACGATCCCGCTCGACGTGGACGCCGTGCGCGGGATCCTGCCCCGAGGCGGCACGATCCTCGGCTCGTCGCGCACCAACCCGTTCGCGATCGACAACGGGGTCGAGCGGATCCAGGACAATCTCGCGGCAAACGGCTGCGACGCCCTGATCGCGATCGGCGGCGAGGACACCCTCGGTGTCGCGACCCGACTGGCCGACCTCGGAGTCAACGTCGTCGGCGTGCCCAAGACGATCGACAACGACCTGTCCGGCACCGACTTCACGTTCGGCTTCGACACGGCGGTGAACATCGCCACCGAGGCCATCGACCGGCTCCACACGACGGCCGAGTCGCACCACCGCGTGCTCGTGGTCGAGGTCATGGGACGGCACGCGGGATGGATCGCGCTCCACAGCGGGCTGGCCGGCGGGGCCAACATCATCCTCATCCCCGAGCGGCCGTTCGACATCGAGAAGGTGTGCGCGCAGGTCGAGAGCCGGTTCGCGACGCACTACGCGCCGATCATCGTGGTGTCCGAGGGAGCGGTCCCCGCCGAGGGCGGCGACATGTCGCTGACCAGTGGGCAAAAGGACGCGTTCGGGCACGTGCGTCTCGGCGGCATCGGCGACCGGCTCGCCTCCGAGATCGAGCACCGCACGGGCAAGGAGGCCCGGGCCGTGGTGCTCGGGCACGTCCAGCGCGGCGGGGTGCCGACCGCGTTCGACCGGTGGCTCGCGACCCGGTTCGGCCTGCACGCGATCACCGCGGTCCACGACGGCGACTACGGGACGATGATGTCGCTGCGCGGCACCGAGATCGTGCGGGTGCCCCTGTCGGAGGGCACCGACCAGCTCAAGACCGTCCGACCCGAGCTCTACGAAGAGGCGGAGGTCCTCTTCGGATGAGGGTCCGGCGTCGTACGCTCGACAGATGATCGCTTCACGTCCCGTGGAGAACGTCTGGGACTATCCACGACCGCCCTCGATCGAGCCGAGCGACGAGAACATCATCGTGGAGCTCGGCGGGATGCGGATCGCCTGGACGTCGACCACGTTCCGGATCTGCGAGACCAGCCATCCGCCCACGTACTACCTGCCGATGGACGCCTTCGCCGCCGGCGTGCTGCGGCCGGTCAGGGGGGCGACGTGGTGCGAGTGGAAGGGGGCCGCCTCGTACTTCGACGTGGTGACACCCGAGCGGACGGTCGCCGCCGGTGCCTGGACGTACCGGACACCCAGCCCGGGGTACGCCGACATCGTCGGCCACGTCGGCATCTACCCGGGTCCGATGGATCGCTGCCTCGTCGACGGCGAGGTCGTCCACGCGCAGGAGGGTGACCTGTACGGCGGCTGGATCACCTCCCGGGTGAGCGGGCCGTTCAAGGGGGGACCGGGGACGTTCGGCTGGTAACGCTCGGCTCGCGGGCAGCGTCTCATCCTGCTCAGGGTGTGTCGGAGAGATGCGTGTCCCGGCGTATCCTTGGCGGGTGAGCATTCCCAGCCTTGACGACCTCCATGCGATGGGTGCTGTCCAGCAGCCGACGTATGTCGATCAGTCCGCCCGCGACGCCGCGGTGCAGACCCTGCGGAAGATGCCTCCGCTGGTATTTGCCGGGGAGTGCGACGCGCTGCGCGGACGTCTCGCCGACGTCGCGCAGGGCAAGGCGTTCCTGCTCCAGGGCGGCGACTGCGCCGAGACCTTCGAGGGCGTCACCGCCGAGAATGTCCGCAACAAGCTGCGGGTCCTGCTGTCCATGGCGGTCGTGCTGACGTACGCCGCGAGCGTCCCGGTCGTGAAGGTCGGCCGCCTGGCCGGGCAGTACGCCAAGCCCCGCTCCAGCGACACCGAGACCCGCGACGGCGTGACGCTGCCGGCCTACCGCGGCGACGCGGTCAACGGCTTCGACTTCACGCCCGAGGCGCGCGCCCACGACCCGCACCGGCTCGTCGACGTCTACAACGCGTCCGCCGCGACGCTCAACCTCGCGCGCGCGTTCACGACCGGCGGCTACGCCGACCTGCGCCAGATGCACGCGTGGAACACCGACTTCGTCAAGAACAGCCCGGTGGGCGAGCGCTACGAGCGCATCGGCGCCGACATCGACCGCGCGCTGGCCTTCATGGACGCGATCGGCGTCGACCCCGACGAGTTCCACACCGTCGACTTCTTCTCCTCGCACGAGGCCCTCATCCTGGAGTACGAGCACGCCCTCACGCGCATCGACTCGCGCACCCAGCTGCCGTACGACGTCTCCAGCCACTTCGTGTGGATCGGCGAGCGCACCCGTCAGCTCGACGGTGCGCACGTGGAGCTGCTGAGCCGGATCGCCAACCCGATCGGCGTCAAGCTCGGCCCCACGTCCACGGCCGACGACGCGATCGCCCTGTACGAGAAGCTCAACCCCGAGCGGACGCCCGGCAAGGTCACCTTCATCACCCGTTTCGGCGCCGGCAAGATCCGCGAGGGACTGCCGAACCTGGTCGAGAAGGTCACCGCCGCGGGCATCGAGGTCGCGTGGGTGTGCGACCCGATGCACGGCAACACGTTCGAGACCAGCAACGGGTACAAGACGCGCGAGTTCGACGACGTGATCGACGAGGTCCGCGGCTTCTTCGAGGTCCACCGCTCGCTCGGCACCTGGCCCGGCGGCGTCCACGTCGAGCTCACGGGTGACGACGTCACCGAGTGCGTCGGCGGTGGGGCGAAGCTCTCCGCCGAGGACCTGACGCACCGCTACGAGACGCTCTGCGACCCGCGCCTGAACCGGGCCCAGTCGCTCGAGCTGGCCTTCCTCGTCGCGGAGATGCTCTCCGGGCACTGATCCCGCTCTGACCAGGCCCCGGCCGGATGCCCTGCATCCGTGCCGGGGCCTCGTGCTGTGGGGCGGAGCCGCGGACGGCTCAGAGCGGGAAGACGAGGATGCGGGCGCCGCGGCGGACCTCGTCGCCGCCGCCCGGGCTCTGGCGCCGGACGACGAAGTTGCCGGCGCCGGGGATGTACGGGGCGAAGAACTCCAGCCCGGCCTCGCGGATGATGCGCCGCGCCTCGCTCTTCTTCTTGCCCGTCACGTCGGGCACCTTGATCAGCTCGGGCCCCTTGGAGACGGTCAGGCTGACCGTGTCCTTGCGGAACAGGGTGCCGCCCTTGGGGTCCTGCGAGATGACCGTGCCCTTCTTGACGTCGTCGTCGAAGGCCTCGGTCGTGGCGACCGTGAAGCCGGCGCCCTCCAGCGCGGTGCGCGCCTCGTCCGCCGGCGTGCCCGAGTAGTCGGTGACGGCGATGGGCTCGCGGCCCTTGCTGACGAACACGTCGACCCGGTCACCCCTGCGCAGCGGCGTCTCGGAGGTGATGTTGTCCTGGGGGCCGATGATGCGCCCCTTCTTGATCGTCTCGCTGAACCGCGGCTCCTGGTCGCCGAGCACGAGGTTCTGCTCCTCGAGGGCTGCGGTCGCGGCCTTGATCGTGGCGTTCTTCAAGTTGTTCTTGGGGATGTAGTAGCGCTCGGGGCCCTTGGACACGACCGCCTCGATCGTGCTGCCCGGCAGGATCTTCTCGCCCGGGCCGGGGTCCGTGCTGATGACGACGCCGGAGGTGACCTCCTCGGAGTACGTCCGCTCGGCGACCTTGAACACGAAGCCCTCCGCCTCGGCGTTCTTGGCCGCGGTCGTGGCGGCGCTGCCGGTCAGCACCGGCGTGTCGGTGTAGCGCAGATCGGTGAAGTACCACGTGCCGAGACCGGCGAGCAGGGCCACGACCACCGCGAGGATCAGCAGGGTGCGGCCCCGCCGCGAGTGCGGCTTGGTCGTCACCTGCCCGTACTGCTCGCGTGACATCGGCGGGTCGAGGCCCAGCGGCCTGGCCGCGTCCCGCGGGCCCCGCGGCGGCGTCGCGGCGGCCCCGTTGCTCCACTGCATCGTGTGCTCGGGTGCGGACACGGCCTCGGTCGGTGCGGACGCCGACGCGGAGGCGCCGATGCCCCCGAACGCGGCGCGGGGGACCGCGACGGTGCGGGCGTCGGGGTCGTGGGCGGTCCGTCCGCCGGGCATGAGATCGGCGACCAGCTCGGGGTCGTCGTCGAGGCCGGCGGCGAGCGCACGCTGGACCGAGCGCAGCTGCTGCAGCATGACCCGTGCGTCGGTCGACCGCTGGTCGCGGTCGCGGACCGTGGCCCGCGCGACGAGCGCGTCGACGTAGCGGGGGATGCCGCGCTGCACCTCCGACGGCGCACCGATGTCCTCGTGGACGTGCTTGTACGCCACCTGGATCGGCGACTCCCCGGAGTGCGGCTTGACCCCCGTGAGCATCTCGTAGAGCATCGCGCCGCACGCGTAGACGTCGGACCGGGCGTCCGCGCCGTCGTTCGTCACGATCTCGGGTGCGAGGTAGGACACCGTGCCGATGAGGGTGCCGCCGGTGGCGGTGGTCGCGGCGCTCACGGCGCGGGCGAGGCCGAAGTCGGCGACCTTCACGTCGCCGTCCGGGGTGATGAGCACGTTCTCCGGCTTGACGTCGCGGTGGATGATCCGCGCGGCGTGGGCGGCCGACAGGGCGATGAGGACCTGCTCGAGCAGCTCGAGTGCGCGGTAGGGCGCCATCGGGGCCTCGTCGCGCATCAGGTCGCGCAACGTGCGACCGGGGACGTACTCCATGACGAGGTAGGTGACCTCGCCGTCGGTGCCCTGGTCGAACACCGAGACGACGTTGCGGTGGTTGAGCTTGGCCGCGGACTTGGCCTCGCGCACGAAGCGCTCGGTGAACTGCTGGTCGTCGCCCAGGCCGTGGTGCATGACCTTGATCGCGACCTCGCGGTCGAGGCGCTGGTCGATGGCCCGGAACACGCTCGCCATGCCACCGCGCGCGATGCGCTCGCCGATGAGGTAACGGTCGTGGAGCACACGCCCGACGAGGGCTTCGTCGCCCGTCACTGGCATGCAGCTCTCCCTCGTCGCGTCAGGCCCCGGCCGGGACCTGAACGCATTCTAGTGACTCTTCCACACCGCTCGTGACCAGCAGGGACGCGTGTTGCCTGGGTCTCGTGATGTCGCACACGCCCCGGGACGGACCCGCGTGAGCGCGGCGTCAGTGGGCGCGCCGGGTCGCGCTGCGGGCCAGCGGCCCAAGGACCGTCTGGGCCTGGGGCCCCAGGGCGTCGATCGCCGCGTCGGCCTGCTGCTCCAGGCGGGTGATGTCCGCCTCGACCGCGGCCAGCGCACCGGACGTGCGGATGAGGTCCGCGACGGCCTCGACCCCGTCCGCGGTGCCGAGGCGCTCGCGCAGGACGGTGCGGCCGGTCTCGTCGGCGAGGTCGTACGCGCGGGCGACCAGGACCGTGCGCTTGCCCTCACGCAGGTCGTCGCCGGCCGGCTTGCCGGTCACCTCCGGGTCGCCGAACACGCCGAGCACGTCGTCCCGGAGCTGGAACGCCTCGCCGAGGGGGAGCGCGACGGCGCTCAGCCCCTCGATCAGGTCGGGGGACGCCCCGGCCAGCGCCGCGCCGATGTGCATGGGCCGCTCGACGGTGTACTTGGCCGACTTGAAGCGCACGATCGCCATGGCCTCCGCGACGGACAACCGCTCCCGGGTCTGGCCGGCCACGTCGAGGAACTGGCCCGCGACCACCTCGGTCTTGCACAGGTCGAGGAAGTGGCGGGCGGCGCCGACGCGGGGGGCCATCGACGGGGACGCGAGGATCGCCGTGGTCATCATCTCGTCGCACCACGACAGCATCAGGTCGCCGAGCAGCACGGCCGCCGAGAGCCCGAACCCGGCCGCGTCGCCGTCCCGGTGCTCGTCGCGATGCAGCTGCTCGAACTGCCGGTGGATGCTCTGCCGGCCGCGTCGCGTGTCGGAGTCGTCCATGAGGTCGTCGTGCACGAGCGCGCTGCCCTGCAGCCACTCGAGGGAGGCCGCGGCGGTGACGAAGTCCTCGTCGAGGGGGGAGCCGCCGGCGACGAGCCAGCCCGCGTGGCAGAACTGGGGACGCAGACGCTTGCCGCCGCGGACGAACTCGAGCGCCGCGAGCGTCAGGTGGTCCAGGTCGGGTCCGAGGACGGTGAGGGCGGCCGCCTTGGCCTCCACGAACCGGGCCAGGCTGTGATCGACTCGTGTCCGGAACTCGGGATCGTCAGCACGTGTCGTCACGACTCGAACGATATCCTTGACCCCATGCGTCATGAAGCCACGTCCCTCGTCGCGGCCCTTCGCGCGCCCTCACCCACCTGCTCGTTCGAGTTCTTCCCGCCCAAGGACGACGAGGGCGAGGCAGTCCTCTGGCAGACCATCGCCGACCTGGAGCCGCTGCAGCCGACGTTCGTCTCGGTGACGTACGGGGCGGGCGGAACCAGCCAGGAGCGCACCGTGCGCATCACGGGCCGCATCGCCGGTCAGACCTCGATGCGGCCGGTCGGCCACCTGACGCTCGTGGGCCAGACCCGCGGGGAGATCGAGACGGTGCTCAAGCAGTACGCCGCTGCGGGTGTCGACAACGTCCTCGCCCTGCGCGGCGACCCCAAGGGCGGGCCCCGTGCCCCGTGGGAGCCGCACCCGGACGGCATGACGTACGCGATCGACCTCGTCGAGCTCGCCGCCGACCTCGGTGGCTTCGAGATCGGCGTGGCCGCGTTCCCCGAGGGTCACCCCGACGCCGAGAGCATCGAGCACGATGCCGAGATCCTGGTGGCCAAGGCCAATGCCGGCGCCCAGTACGCGATCACGCAGCTGTTCTTCCGGGCCGAGGACTACTTCGGGCTCGTCGAGCGGGTCAGGGCGCGGGGCTGCGACATCCCGATCGTGCCGGGCATCATGCCGATCCTCAACTTCGCGCAGGTGGCACGCATGGCCGAGCTGTCCGGCGCCGAGATGCCGCGGGAGGTGCTCGAGCAGATCGAGCCCATCCAGGAGGACAAGGCCGCCGTGCGGGCCAAGGGCATCGAGCTGGCCACGCAGCTGTGCCGTGACCTGCTGGCCGGCGGTGCGCCGGGCCTGCACTTCATCACGCTGAACCGCTCGAAGGCGACCCGCGAGATCTTCGAGGCGCTGCGCGCCGACGGGCTGGTCTGAGACCTCAGCGAGGAGCCGGGCCGACGTCCGCGGCGATCGCGGCGGTCGCCATGCCGATCGCCTCGAGCGTCCCGCCCGGATGGGCGTGCGCCCCGGCGAAGTAGACGCCGCCGGACGGCGCGACACCGGGCAGGTCCAGCGCAGTCGTCCAGGTGTTCCACGCCCAGCCCCAGTGCCCGAGGACGACGAGGTCCCGGGGGGCCAGGTCGATGCGGTCCGTCACGAACGGGCGCAGGTCGATCCCGGCACGCACGAGGGCGCGCAGCGGGTCCTCGCCGCTGCGGTGCTCGAGCGTCCACCGGCCCCCGCCGTTCGACCAGAGCCGGATCGGCGGGTTGGTGTGCACGAGCACCTCGTCCGGGAGCGGCGGGGCGTCGGGGGAGAGAGTGACGAGGGTCCGGGAGGCCGGGATGACCGGCAGCGCCCTCGGGGCCGGCAGGGGAGCGGGCCAGGTGGGTGCCGCCCAGACCACGACGTCGGCCGGGAGCGTCCGTCGATCGGTCACGACGCCGGTCACCTGCCCGCCGGCGAGGACCAGCTCGTGCGCCGACTCACCCAGCTCGACGGTGACCCGGCGCTCGGCCAGCCGCTTCTCCAGGGCCCCCGCGAGGCCGGGGGACCCGCCCTCGAAGCGCCAGCGACCGAACGACCGCTCGACGTAGTGGACGACCGCGGTGAACGCCGGGGTCGCCCGCCAGTCCTGGCCCGCGAGGCGGACGGGGTCGAGCACGATCTTGGCGAGCCGCTCGTCGGCGAGCTCCTTGTCGAGGGCCCGGATCGTGCGCCGCGGCTTGAGCGCCTTGCGCATCGCCCGGTCGACCGCCGCCCGTCCGGGGAACACCTCGTCGAGGGCGGAGCGCCGGATGACGTCCCACGGCTCGGCGAACCGGTCGACCCAGGGGGACCACTCGTCCGTGCCGAGGGCGGCGGTGACGGCCTCGTGCTGGTCGCCGCGGTTGCCCAGCGGCAGGTCGAGGATCGTGCCGTCCCTGAAGACGTGGCGCCGGCCATCGGTCTTGGTGAGCTCGAGGACGCGCTCGAGGGGGCGGCCGGACTTGCGGAACAGGTCGCGGAACACGCCCGGCAGGGTCACGGTGTCGAGGTCGAGCTGCCAGGTCGCGCCGTTCACGGTGTGCCCGTGCAGCCGCCCACCGAGGCGGTCTCCGGCCTCCACCAGCGTCACGTCGTGCCGCAGCTTGGCCAGGCGTGCGGCAGCGGTGAGACCGGCGAAGCCGCCACCGACCACCACGACGTTCGCCATGCGCGCAGAATACGGGGTGCTCCGTGGATGCCGCCGACCGATCCGTCGGCGGGACGAGCCAGGCCCTGTGGCACAGTGTCCGCATGGGTCCGGTCCGCTCCGAGCTGATGTGGCAGGCAGTCGTCGACGCGGTCGAGATCGCCGGTTCCGGCGATCCTCTGGACGTGCTCGACCTGGGCGGCGGCACCGGCGGCGACGCCGTGCGTCTCGCCCAGCTGGGACATCGCGTCACCGTCGTCGATCCCAGCCCCGACGCCCTCGCCTCGCTGCACCGCCGCGGCGTCGAGGCCGGCCCGTCCGGAGCCGTGCGCGGGGTGCAGGGCGACGCGAGCGACCTCCTGGACCATGTCGGCCCCGCGTCGTTCGACCTGGTGGTCTGTCACGGCGTGCTGGAGCACGTCGACGACCCCGGCGTGGCGCTCTCCACCGTGGGCACGGTGCTTCGCCCCGGGGGACACGTGAGCGTCGTGGTCGCCGGTCGCAATGCCGCCGTCGCCGCACGCGCGCTGGCGGGTGACTTCGTGACCGCCCAGACGCTCCTCGGCCGGACCGTCGACACGTGGGACGTCCGCACGATGGGGGCCCGCCGATTCGTGCCGAGCGAGCTCGAGGAGCTGCTCACCACCCGCGGATTCACCCCGGTGGAGGCCAACGGCCTGCGGGTCTTCGCGGACCTCGTGCCCAGCGCGATCGTGGACACCGAGCCCGGTGCGCGGGACGCCCTCTACGCCCTGGAGCGACTAGTGCGCAGCTGCCCGGAGTTCTCAGGACTTTCGGCTGGTCTGCAGTCGATAGCCCGCCTAGACTCTGTAGAAGCACCACCTAATCCAGGAGGCAACAGTGCCACTCTCTGACGAAGAGGCCCGACTGCTCCATCAGCTTGAGCAGTCCCTGGCCGCAGAGGACCCCGACTTCGCGTCCACCCTGCGCGGATCCAAGCTCATGGCACACAACCGCCGTGTCGCACTGCTCGCCGTCCTGGGCTTCATCGCCGGTCTCGCGCTGCTGTTCGGTGGTGCGGTCAGCAAGCAGACGTGGCTCGGCGTGTTCGGCTTCGTGGCGATGCTCGCGTCGGCGTACGTGTTCACGATCGCGTGGCGCCGCGGCATCGGTGGCGCCGAGGACGAGGGCCGACCCGCGGGTCGCGGCGGACGCCCCGGCCGACAGAAGAACAAGGGCTCCGGCTCGTTCGTCGACCGCATGGAAGAGCGCTGGCAGCGTCGTCGCGACGGCGGCGAGCTCTAGAGCGCTGACGGAGGGGGCGATCCGCCCCACTTCCCTCCACCTGTCCACCCACCGCCCCCTCGGGGGCGGTTTTTCTTTGCCCTGACGGCACTTTGCGCGCCTCCCACGACGTGGGGGGCGCGCTTCTGCATGCCCGAAAACACGCCGAATGTGTGTGCTGGGTGGAGGAGAGTGGAGTATGGTGGTGGGAAATGGAGCAAATGGCCGTCGATGAGGAGGAGCGAGGTGAACCCGGATGTCTCGAACTTCTTCGGCACTTACACCCCGCGACTCGACGACAAGGGCCGGCTCTTCCTCCCGGCCAAGTTCCGTCCCCGGCTCGAGACGGGCATCGTCCTCACCCGCGGGCA
Above is a genomic segment from Aeromicrobium chenweiae containing:
- a CDS encoding alpha/beta hydrolase, with the translated sequence MTSALLPGAEPYAADGGRTGVLLSHGFTGSPASMTPWAQHLAGRGHTVRVPRLPGHGTTWQDMNTTRWQDWYSEVDTALTELQRTCDRVVVAGLSMGGCLALRLAEQRPDDVAALVLVNPAVSVKRFDVKLVPALQLVIPSMPGIGNDIKKPGQDEVGYDRTPLKALASQLKMWRDVRSGLDRVTAPLLFFRSEDDHVVDETSQTIILDGVSSPVKKLVTLRDSFHVATLDHDAPLIFDRSAAFIDEHVGAGRG
- the pknB gene encoding Stk1 family PASTA domain-containing Ser/Thr kinase, with protein sequence MPVTGDEALVGRVLHDRYLIGERIARGGMASVFRAIDQRLDREVAIKVMHHGLGDDQQFTERFVREAKSAAKLNHRNVVSVFDQGTDGEVTYLVMEYVPGRTLRDLMRDEAPMAPYRALELLEQVLIALSAAHAARIIHRDVKPENVLITPDGDVKVADFGLARAVSAATTATGGTLIGTVSYLAPEIVTNDGADARSDVYACGAMLYEMLTGVKPHSGESPIQVAYKHVHEDIGAPSEVQRGIPRYVDALVARATVRDRDQRSTDARVMLQQLRSVQRALAAGLDDDPELVADLMPGGRTAHDPDARTVAVPRAAFGGIGASASASAPTEAVSAPEHTMQWSNGAAATPPRGPRDAARPLGLDPPMSREQYGQVTTKPHSRRGRTLLILAVVVALLAGLGTWYFTDLRYTDTPVLTGSAATTAAKNAEAEGFVFKVAERTYSEEVTSGVVISTDPGPGEKILPGSTIEAVVSKGPERYYIPKNNLKNATIKAATAALEEQNLVLGDQEPRFSETIKKGRIIGPQDNITSETPLRRGDRVDVFVSKGREPIAVTDYSGTPADEARTALEGAGFTVATTEAFDDDVKKGTVISQDPKGGTLFRKDTVSLTVSKGPELIKVPDVTGKKKSEARRIIREAGLEFFAPYIPGAGNFVVRRQSPGGGDEVRRGARILVFPL
- a CDS encoding polyprenyl synthetase family protein, with amino-acid sequence MTTRADDPEFRTRVDHSLARFVEAKAAALTVLGPDLDHLTLAALEFVRGGKRLRPQFCHAGWLVAGGSPLDEDFVTAAASLEWLQGSALVHDDLMDDSDTRRGRQSIHRQFEQLHRDEHRDGDAAGFGLSAAVLLGDLMLSWCDEMMTTAILASPSMAPRVGAARHFLDLCKTEVVAGQFLDVAGQTRERLSVAEAMAIVRFKSAKYTVERPMHIGAALAGASPDLIEGLSAVALPLGEAFQLRDDVLGVFGDPEVTGKPAGDDLREGKRTVLVARAYDLADETGRTVLRERLGTADGVEAVADLIRTSGALAAVEADITRLEQQADAAIDALGPQAQTVLGPLARSATRRAH
- a CDS encoding class II 3-deoxy-7-phosphoheptulonate synthase, translating into MGAVQQPTYVDQSARDAAVQTLRKMPPLVFAGECDALRGRLADVAQGKAFLLQGGDCAETFEGVTAENVRNKLRVLLSMAVVLTYAASVPVVKVGRLAGQYAKPRSSDTETRDGVTLPAYRGDAVNGFDFTPEARAHDPHRLVDVYNASAATLNLARAFTTGGYADLRQMHAWNTDFVKNSPVGERYERIGADIDRALAFMDAIGVDPDEFHTVDFFSSHEALILEYEHALTRIDSRTQLPYDVSSHFVWIGERTRQLDGAHVELLSRIANPIGVKLGPTSTADDAIALYEKLNPERTPGKVTFITRFGAGKIREGLPNLVEKVTAAGIEVAWVCDPMHGNTFETSNGYKTREFDDVIDEVRGFFEVHRSLGTWPGGVHVELTGDDVTECVGGGAKLSAEDLTHRYETLCDPRLNRAQSLELAFLVAEMLSGH
- a CDS encoding ROK family glucokinase, encoding MADKLAVGIDIGGTKIAAGVVDEDGHVLARLKRETPTTDPLEVIDAIAAITEEFRREHHIRAIGVGAAGFVDATQSTVLFAPHLAWRHEPLRDSVARRTGLPVLVDNDANAAGWAEWRFGAAQNEADLVLITLGTGIGGAIVIDGQPYRGQFGIAGEFGHMQVVPNGNQCECGNQGCWEQYASGRVLTRRARAAATDGTELGKLFLSEAGGAVERIEGHLVTKHAKAGNEEAIQWIADVGDWLGVGIANLAAALDPGMFVIGGGVSDADQLLIGPARAGFSRTLTGRGYRAEARIVRAHLGPEAGLIGAADMARLTARRRRPANPSATARVRAAARKGMSPKPRR
- a CDS encoding DUF427 domain-containing protein codes for the protein MIASRPVENVWDYPRPPSIEPSDENIIVELGGMRIAWTSTTFRICETSHPPTYYLPMDAFAAGVLRPVRGATWCEWKGAASYFDVVTPERTVAAGAWTYRTPSPGYADIVGHVGIYPGPMDRCLVDGEVVHAQEGDLYGGWITSRVSGPFKGGPGTFGW
- a CDS encoding lysophospholipid acyltransferase family protein; the encoded protein is MFYWFLKFLALGPLLKLIFRPWAEGTDNVPKDGPAILASNHLSYSDWLFMPLVIPRRVTFVAKAEYFEGSGVKGWLQKTFFSGAGQVPIDRTSGSAAAGAIKTQLRLLADGEVCGIYPEGTRSHDGKLYRGRTGVARLALEAGVPVIPLAVIGTNVVAPPGKIFGRFVRPGVRFGKPLDFSRYEGMQDDRYILRAITDEIMYEIMRLSGQEYVDLYAQDAKKRDQAREKDAAAAAAVAEADEVWEQIRPE
- a CDS encoding 6-phosphofructokinase produces the protein MKVGMLTGGGDCPGLNAVIRGAVRKGVSTYGHEFVGFRDGWRGPLENDTIPLDVDAVRGILPRGGTILGSSRTNPFAIDNGVERIQDNLAANGCDALIAIGGEDTLGVATRLADLGVNVVGVPKTIDNDLSGTDFTFGFDTAVNIATEAIDRLHTTAESHHRVLVVEVMGRHAGWIALHSGLAGGANIILIPERPFDIEKVCAQVESRFATHYAPIIVVSEGAVPAEGGDMSLTSGQKDAFGHVRLGGIGDRLASEIEHRTGKEARAVVLGHVQRGGVPTAFDRWLATRFGLHAITAVHDGDYGTMMSLRGTEIVRVPLSEGTDQLKTVRPELYEEAEVLFG